A window of Oncorhynchus tshawytscha isolate Ot180627B linkage group LG10, Otsh_v2.0, whole genome shotgun sequence contains these coding sequences:
- the LOC112246191 gene encoding cyclin-Y isoform X4, whose protein sequence is MDLGSLSVELPSKNVREKRKSLFINHHGSRRRKHSSCSTIFLDDNTVSQPNLKFTIKCVSLAIYYHIKNRYTDGGMQQDIFDEKLHPLSKSEVPSDYDKHNPEQKQIYRFVRTLFSAAQLTAECAIVTLVYVERLLTYADIDIGPGNWKRMLLGAILLASKVWDDQAVWNVDYCQILKDITVEDMNELERQFLELLQFNINVPSSVYAKYYFDLRSLSETNNLSFPLEPLSQDKAQRLEAISRLCDDKYKDTRRAGKKRSASVDNLVGVRWVPAILS, encoded by the exons CATGGATCAAGGAGACGAAAACACAGCTCCTGTTCCACCATCTTCCTAGATGACAACACTGTCAGTCAGCCCAACCTTAAATTCACCATCAAATG TGTATCCCTTGCAATATATTACCATATAAAGAACAG GTACACAGATGGAGGAATGCAGCAAGACATTTTTGACGAGAAGCTTCACCCTCTCTCG AAATCAGAAGTGCCGTCTGACTATGACAAACACAACCCAGAGCAGAAGCAGATCTACCGCTTCGTCCGGACGCTGTTCAGCGCTGCTCAGCTCACTGCAGAATGTGCCATTGTTACACTG GTGTACGTTGAGAGGCTGCTGACGTATGCAGACATAGACATTGGCCCAGGGAACTGGAAGCGTATGTTGCTGGGAGCCATCCTGCTGGCATCTAAAGTCTGGGACGATCAGGCTGTGTGGAACGTAGACTACTGCCAGATCCTCAAAGACATCACCGTGGAGGACAT GAACGAGCTGGAGCGTCAGTTTCTGGAGCTTCTTCAGTTCAACATCAACGTTCCGTCTAGTGTTTATGCCAAGTACTACTTTGACCTGCGCTCACTGTCAGAGACCAACAACCTGAGCTTCCCTCTGGAGCCCCTGAGCCAGGACAAAGCCCAGCGACTAGAG GCGATCTCGAGGTTGTGTGACGACAAGTACAAAGATACCAGGAGAGCTGGCAAGAAGCGCTCTGCGAGCGTGGACAACCTGGTCGGAGTGCGATGGGTCCCTGCTATCCTCTCCTAA
- the LOC112246191 gene encoding cyclin-Y isoform X5: MQQDIFDEKLHPLSKSEVPSDYDKHNPEQKQIYRFVRTLFSAAQLTAECAIVTLVYVERLLTYADIDIGPGNWKRMLLGAILLASKVWDDQAVWNVDYCQILKDITVEDMNELERQFLELLQFNINVPSSVYAKYYFDLRSLSETNNLSFPLEPLSQDKAQRLEAISRLCDDKYKDTRRAGKKRSASVDNLVGVRWVPAILS; the protein is encoded by the exons ATGCAGCAAGACATTTTTGACGAGAAGCTTCACCCTCTCTCG AAATCAGAAGTGCCGTCTGACTATGACAAACACAACCCAGAGCAGAAGCAGATCTACCGCTTCGTCCGGACGCTGTTCAGCGCTGCTCAGCTCACTGCAGAATGTGCCATTGTTACACTG GTGTACGTTGAGAGGCTGCTGACGTATGCAGACATAGACATTGGCCCAGGGAACTGGAAGCGTATGTTGCTGGGAGCCATCCTGCTGGCATCTAAAGTCTGGGACGATCAGGCTGTGTGGAACGTAGACTACTGCCAGATCCTCAAAGACATCACCGTGGAGGACAT GAACGAGCTGGAGCGTCAGTTTCTGGAGCTTCTTCAGTTCAACATCAACGTTCCGTCTAGTGTTTATGCCAAGTACTACTTTGACCTGCGCTCACTGTCAGAGACCAACAACCTGAGCTTCCCTCTGGAGCCCCTGAGCCAGGACAAAGCCCAGCGACTAGAG GCGATCTCGAGGTTGTGTGACGACAAGTACAAAGATACCAGGAGAGCTGGCAAGAAGCGCTCTGCGAGCGTGGACAACCTGGTCGGAGTGCGATGGGTCCCTGCTATCCTCTCCTAA
- the LOC112246189 gene encoding gap junction delta-4 protein-like — protein MEKTRLMEMLFITFNHNVTFLGKTWLILMVVLRLLILLFSGYPLFRDEQKHFVCNTIQPGCTNVCFDGFAPLSLFRFWLFQLIMLCLPHMMFISYIVHKVSSALRIGGNYFPSSRRPAGALCTHQHSLPKGTPNFLRAYLLDLLLRILLEVAFSTGQYYLYGFSVPRRFQCYESPCTSMVECYISSPTEKTIMLNFMLGAASLSLLLSLADLMCSVQRMVTQGRREEELKEGGLFMNEGVGEDIEVLYAQNALKTVLKRGQSHIDKPTSRCIPKSDLSHGRVRINNETQVRVAAPPLQGRRPPRRAARMEPPPSLNSRFVHPNHISHSSPVPLSRGLERNPVVVSRQSTPSPMNSGRRHGCYNVVDSTLLEQHYDSAESRDRLQEEVILQEVGVRGTSSSSSGSSSSSDAQ, from the exons ATGGAGAAGACGCGCCTAATGGAAATGCTCTTTATTACTTTCAATCACAACGTCACTTTCCTGG GGAAGACGTGGTTGATCTTAATGGTGGTCCTGAGACTACTCATCCTCCTGTTCTCTGGCTATCCCCTCTTCCGGGACGAGCAGAAGCACTTTGTGTGCAACACCATCCAGCCGGGCTGCACCAACGTCTGTTTCGACGGCtttgctcccctctccctcttccgcTTCTGGCTGTTCCAACTGATCATGCTCTGTCTCCCTCACATGATGTTCATTTCGTATATCGTCCACAAAGTATCGTCAGCTCTTCGTATCGGAGGGAACTATTTCCCCAGCAGCAGAAGGCCGGCAGGGGCTCTGTGTACCCATCAACATTCCCTACCAAAAGGGACGCCTAACTTCCTAAGGGCCTACCTCCTGGACCTGCTACTGCGTATCTTACTGGAGGTAGCGTTCAGTACCGGACAGTACTACCTCTATGGCTTCTCTGTCCCCAGGCGCTTCCAGTGCTATGAGTCCCCCTGTACGTCCATGGTGGAGTGCTACATATCCAGCCCCACAGAGAAGACCATCATGCTCAACTTCATGCTGGGGGctgcctccctgtctctgctACTGAGTCTGGCGGACTTGATGTGCTCCGTGCAGCGCATGGTgacacaggggaggagagaggaggagctgaaGGAAGGCGGACTGTTCATGAATGAAGGAGTTGGGGAAGATATTGAAGTCCTGTACGCCCAGAACGCTCTTAAAACTGTCCTAAAGAGAGGACAAAGTCACATTGACAAACCGACCTCGAGGTGTATCCCAAAGAGTGACCTTTCACACGGACGAGTGAGAATAAACAATGAGACCCAGGTAAGGGTGGCTGCCCCACCCCTGCAGGGGAGAAGGCCACCACGGAGAGCTGCAAGGATGGAGCCTCCGCCGTCATTGAACAGTCGCTTTGTTCATCCAAACCACATCTCCCATTCATCTCCAGTCCCCCTCTCCCGGGGGTTAGAGAGAAACCCAGTGGTAGTCTCACGCCAGTCTACCCCCTCGCCAATGAACAGTGGCCGGAGGCACGGCTGCTACAACGTGGTAGACTCAACACTCCTGGAGCAGCATTATGATAGTGCAGAGTCCCGTGACAGACTCCAGGAGGAAGTCATCCTGCAGGAAGTGGGGGTAAGGGGCACCTCAAGCTCCTCCAGTGGTTCTTCTTCCTCATCAGATGCGCAATAA
- the LOC112246188 gene encoding frizzled-8 has translation MRMECQLLGWCMLFALVLHRSSCAAAKELQCQEISVPLCKGIGYNYTYMPNQFNHDTQDEAGLEVHQFWPLVEIKCSPDLKFFLCSMYTPICLEDYKKPLPPCRSVCERAKAGCAPLMRQYGFPWPDRMRCDVLPVQGNQDTLCMDYNRSETTTVSPVVAKPTNRPIKPINPRKKNGHGRSNVPSKHKPQSSPCEPRCHCRAPMVQVNSDSHPLYNRVKTGQTLNCAMPCHNPYFSQDERTFTAFWIGLWSVLCFISTFATVATFLIDMERFKYPERPIIFLSACYMFVSVGYIVRLIAGHEQVACNMEHDTEHIHYETTGPALCTIVFLLIYFFGMASSIWWVILSLTWFLAAGMKWGNEAIASYSQYFHLAAWLIPSMKSIAVLALSSVDGDPVAGICYVGNQNLDNLRGFVLAPLVIYLFIGTMFLLAGFVSLFRIRSVIKQGGTKTDKLERLMIRIGIFTVLYTVPATIIVACYFYEQHNRQTWEITNNCSCLPEHEMQKPDYAVFMLKYFMCLLVGITSGAWVWSGKTLESWRKFCTRCCWASKTTSGSMYSDVSTGLTWRSGTASSVSCPKQMPLSRV, from the coding sequence ATGAGGATGGAGTGCCAGCTGCTGGGGTGGTGCATGCTTTTTGCACTCGTTCTACACAGGTCGAGCTGCGCCGCGGCGAAGGAGCTACAATGCCAGGAGATATCCGTGCCTCTATGCAAAGGAATCGGCTATAACTACACCTACATGCCCAACCAGTTCAATCACGACACACAGGACGAGGCAGGGCTGGAGGTGCACCAGTTTTGGCCCCTGGTGGAAATCAAGTGTTCTCCGGACCTGAAGTTCTTTCTCTGTAGCATGTACACTCCTATTTGCCTGGAGGACTACAAGAAGCCCCTGCCGCCGTGTCGGAGTGTCTGCGAGAGAGCCAAGGCAGGCTGCGCGCCTCTGATGAGGCAGTACGGATTCCCATGGCCAGACAGAATGAGATGCGATGTATTACCAGTGCAGGGTAACCAAGATACATTGTGCATGGACTATAACAGAAGCGAGACAACGACTGTTTCTCCAGTTGTTGCAAAGCCCACAAACCGCCCCATTAAACCAATAAACCCACGAAAGAAGAATGGACACGGGCGTTCGAATGTTCCTAGTAAACACAAACCTCAGAGTTCTCCTTGCGAACCCCGGTGTCACTGCCGCGCGCCCATGGTTCAAGTCAACAGTGACAGTCATCCTCTATATAACAGAGTTAAAACGGGACAGACTCTGAACTGTGCCATGCCCTGCCACAATCCTTACTTCTCCCAAGACGAAAGGACATTTACTGCATTTTGGATAGGACTATGGTCCGTGTTATGTTTTATCTCCACTTTTGCAACAGTGGCAACTTTCTTAATCGACATGGAGCGGTTCAAATATCCGGAGAGACCCATTATTTTCCTCTCTGCTTGTTACATGTTTGTCTCCGTCGGTTACATTGTCAGACTAATTGCTGGACATGAACAAGTGGCTTGTAACATGGAGCATGATACCGAACACATCCACTACGAGACCACCGGCCCTGCGCTTTGTACCATTGTATTTCTGCTCATCTACTTCTTCGGCATGGCAAGTTCtatttggtgggttattctgtcccTTACTTGGTTTCTGGCTGCGGGGATGAAGTGGGGGAATGAGGCCATAGCCAGTTACTCCCAGTATTTTCATTTAGCTGCCTGGCTGATACCCAGCATGAAATCAATAGCTGTGTTGGCGTTGAGTTCAGTGGACGGGGACCCGGTGGCTGGAATATGCTACGTTGGCAATCAGAACTTGGATAACCTCAGGGGCTTTGTTTTGGCGCCGTTGGTTATCTATCTGTTCATTGGGACTATGTTTCTCCTGGCTGGATTTGTGTCACTGTTCCGGATCCGGAGTGTTATAAAGCAAGGAGGGACGAAAACAGACAAGTTGGAGAGACTGATGATCAGAATAGGTATTTTTACAGTGCTTTACACTGTCCCAGCCACGATTATAGTAGCCTGTTACTTCTATGAGCAGCACAACAGACAGACTTGGGAAATAACCAATAACTGTTCCTGCTTGCCGGAGCATGAAATGCAAAAGCCAGACTACGCTGTGTTCATGCTCAAATATTTCATGTGCCTTTTGGTTGGCATCACGTCCGGCGCGTGGGTCTGGTCGGGGAAAACTTTAGAATCCTGGAGGAAATTTTGCACCCGCTGCTGTTGGGCCAGCAAGACCACGAGCGGGTCAATGTACAGTGACGTTAGCACGGGACTGACGTGGAGGTCTGGCACTGCGAGCTCTGTCTCTTGTCCCAAACAGATGCCATTGTCTCGGGTTTGA